A single region of the Lycium barbarum isolate Lr01 chromosome 2, ASM1917538v2, whole genome shotgun sequence genome encodes:
- the LOC132627377 gene encoding uncharacterized protein LOC132627377 isoform X1 codes for MPPKKATAAQKKKGVVGETSRAQKGTRTLAQMMRDIASRPADSATSSSSEESGAAPPVAPEVPVPEPPAPQPGAEDRAIRDAVQLLTRLVAGQVHRHGLGDGRADRRDSSRAREFLTCNPPEFFGTKPEEDPEEFIRKMRRTLHLIKASATESVELASYRLYDVAANWYESWELARGVGAPPAVWDEFSEAFLSHFLPPELRRARADRFLLLRQRGCSVREYSMEFDSLARYAPAVVATMADRMHRYIMGLDRYFVDSCLVLAAQPDMDIARIQAHAQGMEDRHRGHQPDRSQDRRQPKRARSSGYFEEFRSGQPQQQQQSSRHSSQPAQSTPPQFSGRRFDSPGYLGAGQSSGVSGSRVDRSSGQTRPPRPQCSYCGRYHPGECYRATGACYSCGRQGHTVRECPYKGNLGGAAQPTGSVAGSSSPSIAMRPAGQGTSTSAGRGRGSGGAPSSSGPSNRIYALTSRQDPEALPNADTAVHNSFMQYSRRHQSQPVHLHWQIHCCLIPSAWPYENDPCFDTGIHVLRKGGSKHTSGSWHDYRGCWNDMVQQCISKTWWERTS; via the exons atgcctccgaaaaaggcgacggctgcccagaagaaaaagggcgtggtaggagagaccagccgggctcagaagggtactcggacccttgctcagatgatgcgtgatattgcgtcccggccagcagactctgctacgtcttcatcatcagaggagtctggggcagctccaccagtagctccagaggttccagtacctgagcctccagctccacagccaggggctgaggatcgggctataagagatgcggtccagttgttgaccagactggtagcagggcaggttcatagGCACGGACTTGGGGATGGTCGTGCAGACagacgtgacagttcgagagctcgtgagttcctgacctgtaatcctccagagttcttcgggacaaagcccgaggaggatcctgaggagtttatcaggaagatgcggcgcacgttacatttgattaaggcatctgcgacagagtcagtggagttggcttcgtaccggttgtatgatgtagcagcaaattggtacgagtcttgggagttagcCAGAGGCGttggtgctcccccagcagtctgggatgagttttctgaggcttttcttagccattttctgcctccggagttacggcgggccagggctgacagattcttattgcttaGACAGAGGGgctgcagtgttcgagagtacagtatggagttcgactcattggcccgatatgcacctgctgtggtagctactatggctgacaggatgcacaggtatattatggggctggaccgttattttgtcgacagttgcttggtattggccgctcagcccgatatggatattgcccggattcaggcgcatgctcagggcatggaggaccggcacaggggtcatcagcccgataggagtcaggatcggagacagcccaagagggccagatcatctgggtattttgAGGAATTTCGGagtgggcagcctcagcagcagcagcagtctagcaggcattcttcccagccagcacagagcacacctccgcagttctcaggcaggagatttgatagcccagggtatttaggagcaggccagagctccggggtttcaggttcgcgggtagacaggagttccggtcagacgaggccacccaggcctcagtgttcttattgtgggagataccaccctggagagtgctaccgtgctacaggtgcttgttattcttgtggccgtcagggccatactgtgagagagtgtccgtataagggtaatttgggaggtgcagcgcagcctaccggatcagtcgctGGGTCATCGTCTCCTTCgatagccatgcgccctgcggggcaggGTACGTCGAcatcagcaggccgcggcagaggtaGTGGCGGGGCTCCCAGTtcaagcggtccttcgaaccgcatctatgccttgactagtcgacaggacccggaggcgctACCAAACGCGGATACAG CTGTTCATAATTCTTTCATGCAGTATAGCCGTAGGCACCAATCTCAGCCAGTTCATCTGCATTGGCAGATTCACTGCTGTCTCATTCCAAGTGCTTGGCCATATGAAAACGATCCTTGTTTTGATACTGGGATTCATGTTCTTCGGAAAGGAGGGTCTAAACATACAAGTGGTAGTTGGCATGATTATCGCGGTTGCTGGAATGATATGGTACAGCAATGCATCAGCAAAACCTGGTGGGAAAGAACGTCGTAG
- the LOC132627377 gene encoding uncharacterized protein LOC132627377 isoform X2 — MPPKKATAAQKKKGVVGETSRAQKGTRTLAQMMRDIASRPADSATSSSSEESGAAPPVAPEVPVPEPPAPQPGAEDRAIRDAVQLLTRLVAGQVHRHGLGDGRADRRDSSRAREFLTCNPPEFFGTKPEEDPEEFIRKMRRTLHLIKASATESVELASYRLYDVAANWYESWELARGVGAPPAVWDEFSEAFLSHFLPPELRRARADRFLLLRQRGCSVREYSMEFDSLARYAPAVVATMADRMHRYIMGLDRYFVDSCLVLAAQPDMDIARIQAHAQGMEDRHRGHQPDRSQDRRQPKRARSSGYFEEFRSGQPQQQQQSSRHSSQPAQSTPPQFSGRRFDSPGYLGAGQSSGVSGSRVDRSSGQTRPPRPQCSYCGRYHPGECYRATGACYSCGRQGHTVRECPYKGNLGGAAQPTGSVAGSSSPSIAMRPAGQGTSTSAGRGRGSGGAPSSSGPSNRIYALTSRQDPEALPNADTDFGRNGN; from the exons atgcctccgaaaaaggcgacggctgcccagaagaaaaagggcgtggtaggagagaccagccgggctcagaagggtactcggacccttgctcagatgatgcgtgatattgcgtcccggccagcagactctgctacgtcttcatcatcagaggagtctggggcagctccaccagtagctccagaggttccagtacctgagcctccagctccacagccaggggctgaggatcgggctataagagatgcggtccagttgttgaccagactggtagcagggcaggttcatagGCACGGACTTGGGGATGGTCGTGCAGACagacgtgacagttcgagagctcgtgagttcctgacctgtaatcctccagagttcttcgggacaaagcccgaggaggatcctgaggagtttatcaggaagatgcggcgcacgttacatttgattaaggcatctgcgacagagtcagtggagttggcttcgtaccggttgtatgatgtagcagcaaattggtacgagtcttgggagttagcCAGAGGCGttggtgctcccccagcagtctgggatgagttttctgaggcttttcttagccattttctgcctccggagttacggcgggccagggctgacagattcttattgcttaGACAGAGGGgctgcagtgttcgagagtacagtatggagttcgactcattggcccgatatgcacctgctgtggtagctactatggctgacaggatgcacaggtatattatggggctggaccgttattttgtcgacagttgcttggtattggccgctcagcccgatatggatattgcccggattcaggcgcatgctcagggcatggaggaccggcacaggggtcatcagcccgataggagtcaggatcggagacagcccaagagggccagatcatctgggtattttgAGGAATTTCGGagtgggcagcctcagcagcagcagcagtctagcaggcattcttcccagccagcacagagcacacctccgcagttctcaggcaggagatttgatagcccagggtatttaggagcaggccagagctccggggtttcaggttcgcgggtagacaggagttccggtcagacgaggccacccaggcctcagtgttcttattgtgggagataccaccctggagagtgctaccgtgctacaggtgcttgttattcttgtggccgtcagggccatactgtgagagagtgtccgtataagggtaatttgggaggtgcagcgcagcctaccggatcagtcgctGGGTCATCGTCTCCTTCgatagccatgcgccctgcggggcaggGTACGTCGAcatcagcaggccgcggcagaggtaGTGGCGGGGCTCCCAGTtcaagcggtccttcgaaccgcatctatgccttgactagtcgacaggacccggaggcgctACCAAACGCGGATACAG attttgggcgaaacgggaattga